One window of Streptomyces sp. SUK 48 genomic DNA carries:
- a CDS encoding SsgA family sporulation/cell division regulator, producing the protein MNTFVHKSLVVQLHAPGTGRFPVLAHLGYDADDPFAVTVVFAHDGHVLAQWRLDREMLAEGLNRPVGVGDVRLRPADTGMWHELRLEFLGEPRPDGGRQRAVVYAWAPAVAMFLRETREIVPPGREHAPVDELLANILAAG; encoded by the coding sequence GTGAACACCTTCGTGCACAAGTCCCTGGTGGTGCAGCTCCACGCCCCCGGCACCGGCCGCTTCCCGGTCCTCGCCCATCTCGGCTACGACGCCGACGACCCGTTCGCCGTCACCGTCGTCTTCGCCCATGACGGCCATGTGCTGGCCCAGTGGCGCCTCGACCGGGAGATGCTCGCCGAGGGACTGAACCGGCCGGTCGGCGTCGGTGACGTACGGCTGCGGCCCGCCGACACGGGGATGTGGCACGAACTGCGCCTGGAGTTCCTCGGGGAGCCGCGCCCGGACGGCGGGCGACAGCGCGCGGTGGTGTACGCCTGGGCGCCGGCCGTGGCCATGTTCCTGCGCGAGACCCGGGAGATCGTGCCGCCGGGCCGTGAACACGCTCCCGTGGACGAGCTGTTGGCGAACATCCTCGCCGCCGGATGA
- a CDS encoding pyridoxal-phosphate dependent enzyme has product MIGISEIEAAAELIAPHVVRTPTVASPGLGALLGAPVTAKLELLQRTGSFKARGAAAKLLSLSEAERAAGVVAVSGGNHGIALAVMAAALDVKATVVMPRTAPARSLALAEEAGAALRLTDGMDGAFELGTRLAAEGLTLVHPFDDPTVLAGQGTVGLELAEDAAEELTDVVVSVGGGGLISGIAAALRERRPGVRVWGVETAGAEAMSAALKAGGPVPVPLSSLVTTLSAPAVCRLTYDHTAKLVEDVLVVPDREAVRGCLDLATHAKLWAEPAAGCLLPAAREVLSRVGPGARLGLVVCGGNTTLAEVTGWAERFGLE; this is encoded by the coding sequence GTGATCGGCATCTCCGAGATCGAGGCCGCGGCCGAGCTGATCGCCCCGCATGTGGTGCGGACGCCGACCGTGGCGAGCCCCGGGCTCGGCGCGCTGCTCGGCGCCCCGGTCACGGCCAAGCTCGAACTGCTCCAGCGCACCGGCTCGTTCAAGGCGCGCGGGGCGGCGGCGAAGCTGCTGTCGCTGAGCGAGGCGGAGCGGGCGGCGGGCGTGGTCGCGGTCAGCGGCGGCAACCACGGGATCGCGCTCGCGGTGATGGCGGCGGCCCTCGACGTGAAGGCGACCGTGGTGATGCCCCGCACCGCGCCCGCGCGTTCGCTCGCGCTCGCCGAGGAGGCCGGGGCGGCGCTGCGGCTGACCGACGGCATGGACGGCGCCTTCGAGCTGGGGACGCGGCTCGCGGCGGAGGGGCTGACACTGGTCCACCCGTTCGACGACCCCACCGTGCTGGCCGGGCAGGGCACGGTCGGCCTCGAACTGGCCGAGGACGCCGCCGAGGAGCTCACGGACGTCGTCGTCAGCGTCGGCGGGGGCGGCCTGATCTCGGGCATCGCGGCGGCGCTGCGGGAGCGGCGGCCCGGGGTGCGGGTGTGGGGCGTGGAGACGGCGGGCGCCGAGGCGATGTCGGCCGCGCTGAAGGCGGGCGGCCCGGTGCCGGTCCCGCTGTCCTCCCTGGTCACCACCCTCAGCGCGCCCGCGGTCTGCCGGCTGACCTACGACCACACCGCCAAGCTGGTCGAGGACGTCCTGGTGGTCCCCGACCGCGAGGCCGTGCGCGGCTGCCTGGACCTCGCCACCCACGCCAAACTCTGGGCGGAACCCGCCGCGGGCTGCCTGCTGCCGGCCGCCCGCGAGGTCCTCTCCCGCGTCGGCCCCGGCGCCCGTCTGGGCCTCGTGGTGTGCGGCGGCAACACGACCCTGGCAGAGGTCACAGGCTGGGCGGAGCGGTTCGGGCTGGAGTAG
- a CDS encoding AIM24 family protein — MKGDLFSGRHLVRAATGPGMSVENAKCLRYAVDGEMYARQGAMVAHRGDLRFERKGQGVGGMLKRAVTGEGLPLMAVRGRGEVWLAHEARNCFVVELEPGDRFTVGGRHVLCFDPSLSYEIRTVKGSGVTAGGLFNSVFGGSGRLGLVCDGEPLVIPVTAEHPVYVDTDAVVGWSEALETSLHRSQSVGSMLRGGSGEAVQLMLRGEGVVVVRPSELTPHKPQQH, encoded by the coding sequence ATGAAGGGTGATCTCTTTTCCGGCCGGCACCTGGTGCGGGCGGCCACCGGGCCCGGGATGTCCGTCGAGAACGCCAAGTGCCTCAGGTACGCGGTGGACGGCGAGATGTACGCCCGGCAGGGCGCGATGGTCGCCCACCGCGGAGACCTGCGGTTCGAGCGCAAGGGGCAGGGCGTCGGGGGCATGCTCAAACGGGCGGTCACCGGGGAGGGGCTGCCGTTGATGGCGGTGCGCGGGCGGGGCGAGGTCTGGCTCGCGCACGAGGCGCGGAACTGCTTCGTCGTGGAACTGGAGCCCGGCGACCGGTTCACCGTGGGCGGCCGGCATGTGCTGTGCTTCGACCCGTCGCTGTCGTACGAGATCCGCACGGTCAAGGGCTCCGGCGTCACCGCGGGCGGCCTGTTCAACAGCGTGTTCGGCGGCAGCGGCCGGCTCGGTCTGGTCTGTGACGGCGAGCCGCTGGTCATCCCGGTCACGGCGGAGCACCCGGTGTACGTCGACACGGACGCGGTGGTCGGCTGGAGCGAGGCGCTGGAGACCTCGCTGCACCGCTCGCAGTCGGTAGGGTCGATGCTGCGCGGCGGCTCCGGCGAGGCCGTACAGCTGATGCTCCGGGGCGAGGGCGTGGTCGTCGTCCGTCCGAGCGAGCTGACCCCGCACAAGCCGCAGCAGCACTGA
- a CDS encoding serine hydrolase domain-containing protein: protein MVSATVSRGAVLGAVALSLLAVPVVKSAAAEGLPAPDTAGLTAVLRSAVAQGAPGALARIDDHGTVYRTTYGYADRGTRRAMDAGDRFRVGSVTKSFSAVVLLQLVDEHRLELDAPVNRYLPGLLPTDAITVRQVLGHRSGLYDFTNDMFADSVPGFEAVRDKVFTYRELVALSLKHPRTNAPGAAYSYSNTNFVVAGMLIEKITGHSVRTEYQNRIFGPLKLRDTFYVHPDTAIPGAHAHGYLTPDKAGDPLVDATEQTVSWAQSAGAIISSARDLDTFYSALLGGRLMSAARLAEMEKMIRVNATTAYGLGLRRRDLSCGISVYGHTGTVQGYYTYAFATKDGGRSMTAVATTSNNGTVLNTLAGTLDSAFCGKRAKRWPPASGKE, encoded by the coding sequence ATGGTGTCAGCCACGGTGAGCAGGGGCGCGGTTCTCGGAGCGGTCGCGCTGTCGCTGCTCGCGGTACCGGTGGTGAAGTCGGCCGCGGCGGAGGGGCTTCCGGCGCCCGACACGGCGGGCCTGACCGCGGTGCTGCGGTCGGCGGTGGCCCAGGGCGCGCCGGGCGCGCTGGCCCGGATCGACGATCACGGCACGGTGTACCGGACGACGTACGGGTACGCCGACCGCGGCACCCGGCGGGCCATGGACGCCGGGGACCGGTTCCGCGTGGGCAGCGTCACCAAGTCCTTCTCGGCGGTCGTCCTGCTCCAACTCGTCGACGAGCACCGGCTGGAGCTGGACGCGCCGGTGAACCGCTATCTGCCGGGGCTGCTGCCGACCGACGCGATCACGGTGCGCCAGGTGCTCGGCCACCGCAGCGGGCTGTACGACTTCACCAACGACATGTTCGCCGACAGCGTCCCCGGGTTCGAGGCGGTCCGCGACAAGGTCTTCACGTACCGGGAGTTGGTGGCGCTGTCCCTGAAGCACCCCCGCACCAACGCGCCCGGCGCGGCGTACTCCTACTCGAACACCAACTTCGTGGTCGCCGGGATGCTCATCGAGAAGATCACCGGGCACTCCGTGCGGACCGAGTACCAGAACCGGATCTTCGGGCCGCTGAAGCTCCGGGACACCTTCTACGTCCACCCCGACACCGCGATCCCCGGCGCCCACGCGCACGGCTACCTCACCCCCGACAAGGCGGGCGATCCGCTGGTGGACGCCACCGAGCAGACCGTGTCGTGGGCGCAGAGCGCGGGCGCGATCATCTCCAGCGCGCGGGACCTGGACACCTTCTACAGCGCGCTGCTCGGCGGCAGGCTGATGTCCGCGGCGCGGCTCGCGGAGATGGAGAAGATGATCCGGGTCAACGCGACCACCGCGTACGGGCTCGGGCTGCGGCGCCGCGATCTGTCCTGCGGGATCTCGGTGTACGGGCACACGGGGACGGTGCAGGGCTACTACACGTACGCGTTCGCGACGAAGGACGGCGGCCGGAGCATGACGGCCGTCGCCACCACGTCCAACAACGGAACGGTGCTCAACACGCTCGCGGGGACGCTGGATTCGGCGTTCTGCGGCAAGCGGGCCAAGCGGTGGCCGCCGGCCTCGGGCAAGGAGTAG
- a CDS encoding M4 family metallopeptidase, giving the protein MAIAVAVATAATGLAGTAFAGPTTGEARSVASVTDSGAVVTAARTAAFAHASATGVSTGDELQAQDVMLDPEGARHVRFERTHNGLPVLGGDLVVHLDHQLAYTGVTRAAGQAVKPAAAAKAKLTAGQAAAKAAQAAKGEAGTAQLVVDARDGASALAYQVTVTDQDGTNTVVVDAVTGKVRSNTPDSDQFLSPKLVKSLQKSGVTATPATGDARAAALGRAGAPTGAKTSYPSAASGTGKTLYVGSVGLTTTQTSRGHYQLADPSRYGTEVRDAKGGKTENFNSGTKFTTTTNVWGNGATSNRASAAADAQYGITKTLDFYKKTFGRKGIADNGKAAHGLVHWGSKVANAFWDPTCTCMLYGDGDGQTFKKPLVVLDVTGHELTHGVVDATAKLEPTYVDADGNQYGEPGALNESLADIFGSNVEFYANNKQDTPDYLIGEKLGLAQKFLRRLDHPSLDKLEGTIDYWTPDTYYTEVHAGSGVSSHAYYLLAEGSGKKTINGVAYDSPTYDKSTVKGIGRTKATAIFYRALTRYMVSTTDFHDARVATLQAAKDLYGANSTEYKTVNQAWAAVDVTAANAPAAKH; this is encoded by the coding sequence GTGGCGATCGCGGTCGCGGTGGCGACCGCCGCCACGGGTCTGGCCGGTACGGCCTTCGCAGGTCCCACGACGGGGGAGGCGCGCTCCGTCGCGTCCGTCACCGACTCCGGCGCCGTGGTGACCGCGGCCCGCACCGCGGCCTTCGCGCACGCGTCCGCGACCGGTGTCTCCACGGGTGACGAACTCCAGGCCCAGGACGTCATGCTGGACCCCGAGGGCGCCCGCCACGTCCGCTTCGAGCGCACCCACAACGGCCTGCCGGTGCTCGGCGGCGACCTCGTGGTCCACCTCGACCACCAGCTCGCCTACACGGGCGTGACCCGCGCCGCCGGCCAGGCCGTCAAGCCGGCCGCCGCCGCCAAGGCCAAGCTGACCGCCGGTCAGGCCGCCGCCAAGGCCGCCCAGGCGGCCAAGGGCGAGGCCGGTACCGCCCAGCTCGTCGTGGATGCCCGCGACGGCGCCTCCGCGCTCGCCTACCAGGTGACCGTGACCGACCAGGACGGCACCAACACCGTCGTGGTCGACGCCGTCACCGGCAAGGTGCGCAGCAACACGCCCGACAGCGACCAGTTCCTGTCGCCGAAGCTCGTCAAGAGCCTCCAGAAGAGCGGCGTGACGGCCACCCCGGCCACGGGTGACGCCCGCGCCGCCGCCCTCGGCCGCGCCGGCGCCCCCACCGGCGCCAAGACGTCCTACCCGTCCGCCGCCAGCGGCACGGGCAAGACCCTCTACGTCGGCAGCGTCGGTCTCACCACCACGCAGACCTCGCGCGGCCACTACCAGCTCGCCGACCCGAGCCGGTACGGCACCGAGGTGCGCGACGCCAAGGGCGGCAAGACGGAGAACTTCAACTCCGGTACGAAGTTCACCACCACCACCAACGTGTGGGGCAACGGCGCGACCTCCAACCGCGCCAGCGCCGCCGCGGACGCCCAGTACGGCATCACCAAGACGCTGGACTTCTACAAGAAGACCTTCGGCCGCAAGGGCATCGCCGACAACGGCAAGGCCGCCCACGGCCTGGTGCACTGGGGCAGCAAGGTCGCCAACGCCTTCTGGGACCCGACCTGCACCTGCATGCTGTACGGCGACGGTGACGGGCAGACCTTCAAGAAGCCGCTGGTCGTCCTCGACGTCACCGGTCACGAGCTGACCCACGGCGTGGTGGACGCGACCGCCAAGCTGGAGCCGACCTACGTCGACGCGGACGGCAACCAGTACGGCGAGCCGGGTGCGCTCAACGAGTCGCTGGCGGACATCTTCGGCTCCAACGTCGAGTTCTACGCCAACAACAAGCAGGACACGCCCGACTACCTGATCGGCGAGAAGCTGGGCCTCGCGCAGAAGTTCCTGCGCCGCCTGGACCACCCCTCGCTGGACAAGCTCGAGGGCACGATCGACTACTGGACGCCGGACACCTACTACACCGAGGTGCACGCCGGTTCCGGTGTCTCGTCGCACGCCTACTACCTCCTCGCGGAGGGCAGCGGCAAGAAGACGATCAACGGCGTGGCGTACGACTCGCCGACGTACGACAAGTCCACGGTGAAGGGCATCGGCCGCACCAAGGCCACCGCCATCTTCTACCGTGCGCTGACCCGCTACATGGTGTCCACGACCGACTTCCACGACGCGCGTGTCGCGACGCTCCAGGCGGCCAAGGACCTGTACGGCGCGAACAGCACCGAGTACAAGACGGTGAACCAGGCGTGGGCGGCGGTCGATGTGACCGCCGCGAACGCGCCGGCCGCCAAGCACTGA
- a CDS encoding SGNH/GDSL hydrolase family protein — protein sequence MTAHRGADRGWWRDHVLRGTRGYGRGGPAGRRPAGRLVNGRFGRGCRVAAALLTVAACQAGPTRAVLHPPSAPGRASGVLTWAASAERMGPGVAGAQYRMIVHLSVGGSAPRIRFTNAFGDRPLVLDHVYAGPRARGAALRPGGNHALTFGGAHRVTVPAGSVAWSDPLPGRVPAGADLAVSLRTPLAGGPASGHELALQTSYTALGGDLTAEDGGARWTRTTGAWWYVDAVAVRPDRPAGGAVAALGDSLTDGWQSTADRNRRWPDYLARRLHAARGALQGVADEGISGDKLLADGTGDGAGQSMLHRLDRDVLSQPGVRTVVLFAGVNDLKAHTGVTAAELIAGYRTLVHRAHAAHLCVMGATIGPFKGWPEWDHAAEAVRREVNHHLRTSGDFDAVADFDRTLRDPRDPERLRPGYDGGDHLHPGDRGMRALAGTVDLKRLDCRR from the coding sequence ATGACGGCCCACCGAGGTGCGGACCGGGGCTGGTGGCGGGACCATGTCCTGCGTGGGACACGCGGATACGGCCGCGGGGGTCCGGCCGGCCGGCGACCGGCCGGGCGTCTCGTGAACGGCCGGTTCGGGCGCGGCTGCCGCGTCGCCGCCGCCCTGCTGACGGTCGCCGCCTGCCAGGCCGGGCCCACCCGCGCGGTCCTTCATCCGCCGAGTGCCCCGGGCCGCGCCTCTGGCGTGCTGACCTGGGCGGCGAGCGCCGAACGCATGGGCCCGGGCGTCGCGGGCGCGCAGTACCGGATGATCGTGCACCTCAGCGTCGGCGGCAGCGCGCCGCGCATCCGCTTCACCAACGCCTTCGGCGACCGGCCGCTGGTCCTCGACCACGTCTACGCGGGCCCGCGCGCCCGGGGCGCCGCCCTGCGCCCCGGCGGCAACCACGCCCTGACCTTCGGCGGCGCCCACCGCGTCACCGTCCCCGCCGGCTCCGTGGCCTGGAGCGATCCGCTGCCCGGCCGGGTGCCCGCCGGTGCCGATCTCGCGGTGAGCCTGCGCACCCCGCTGGCCGGGGGCCCGGCCAGCGGCCACGAGCTGGCGCTCCAGACGTCGTACACGGCGCTGGGCGGCGATCTGACCGCCGAGGACGGCGGCGCGCGCTGGACGCGGACCACCGGCGCCTGGTGGTACGTCGACGCCGTCGCCGTACGTCCCGACCGGCCGGCCGGCGGTGCCGTGGCCGCGCTCGGCGACTCCCTCACCGACGGCTGGCAGTCCACCGCCGACCGCAACCGCCGCTGGCCCGACTACCTGGCCCGGCGCCTGCACGCGGCCCGAGGCGCCCTCCAGGGCGTGGCCGACGAGGGCATATCCGGCGACAAGCTGCTCGCGGACGGCACCGGGGACGGCGCCGGGCAGAGCATGCTGCACCGGCTGGACCGGGATGTGCTGTCCCAGCCCGGGGTGCGCACCGTCGTCCTCTTCGCGGGCGTCAACGACCTCAAGGCCCACACCGGTGTCACCGCCGCCGAACTGATCGCCGGATACCGCACGTTGGTCCACCGCGCGCACGCGGCCCATCTGTGCGTGATGGGCGCCACCATCGGCCCGTTCAAGGGCTGGCCGGAGTGGGACCACGCCGCCGAGGCCGTACGCCGCGAGGTCAACCACCACCTGCGCACGAGCGGGGACTTCGACGCCGTCGCCGACTTCGACCGGACGCTGCGCGACCCCCGCGACCCCGAGCGCCTGCGGCCGGGGTACGACGGCGGCGACCATCTGCACCCCGGCGACCGGGGCATGCGCGCCCTCGCCGGCACCGTCGACCTGAAGCGGCTCGACTGCCGGCGCTGA
- a CDS encoding UBP-type zinc finger domain-containing protein, producing MSGTEGIDTNVPPSGTGCVECEAAGGWWFHLRRCAQCGHIGCCDDSPAKHATAHYRATGHPVIRSFEPDEAWFWNFATEELSAEGPALAPPAGHPADQPVPGPAGRVPRDWARTLG from the coding sequence ATGAGCGGCACCGAGGGCATCGACACGAACGTCCCGCCGAGCGGCACCGGTTGCGTGGAGTGCGAGGCGGCGGGCGGGTGGTGGTTCCATCTGCGGCGCTGCGCCCAGTGCGGGCACATCGGCTGCTGCGACGACTCGCCCGCCAAGCACGCCACCGCGCACTACCGGGCCACCGGGCATCCGGTGATCCGCAGCTTCGAGCCGGACGAGGCGTGGTTCTGGAACTTCGCCACCGAGGAGCTGAGCGCCGAGGGGCCCGCACTCGCCCCGCCGGCCGGGCATCCGGCCGACCAGCCGGTGCCGGGCCCCGCGGGGCGGGTGCCGCGGGACTGGGCGCGGACCCTGGGGTGA
- a CDS encoding ATP-binding protein — MSGQIMPCDPKEIRSLFLFEKLAPEQLGRLCAEGRVELFPPGPVYTEGSPATCFFVMVEGTVVISRRVGADDVEVTRTSQRGVYGGAMQAYLGDRVRQVYTNSLRATEPTRFFVLPADLFADVMHAWFPMAVHLLEGLFFGSKTTQAAIGQRERLLALGSLSAGLTHELNNPAAAAVRATATLRERVAKMRRKLAVIAEGPFSRDALASLVEIQERTAERVAKAPALGPLEAADREDLLGDWLEDHGIADGWRLAPTFVQAGLDADWLEQVAAAVDEEILPGAIGWLNYTVETELLMTEIEDSTARISHLVDAAKQYAQLDRAPYRAVDVHELLESTLLMLSAKFGSGIRVVKEYDRTLPPVPAYPAELNQVWTNLIDNAVSAMRSSGGEGTLTVRTARDHDRVLVEFRDTGPGIPAEIEDRIFDPFFTTKPVGEGTGLGLDISWRIVVDKHHGTLRVDSEPGDTRFQVLLPLTAGPPEPAGPPGPAGERSEEAV; from the coding sequence ATGAGCGGGCAGATCATGCCGTGCGACCCGAAGGAGATCCGGTCGCTGTTCCTCTTCGAGAAGCTCGCCCCCGAGCAGCTGGGGCGGCTGTGCGCCGAGGGGCGGGTGGAGCTGTTCCCGCCGGGTCCGGTGTACACCGAGGGCTCTCCCGCGACCTGCTTCTTCGTGATGGTCGAGGGGACGGTGGTGATCTCGCGCCGGGTCGGCGCGGACGACGTGGAGGTCACCCGGACCTCGCAGCGCGGGGTGTACGGCGGCGCCATGCAGGCGTATCTGGGCGACCGGGTGCGGCAGGTGTACACCAACTCGCTGCGGGCCACCGAGCCGACGCGGTTCTTCGTGCTGCCCGCCGATCTGTTCGCGGACGTGATGCACGCGTGGTTCCCGATGGCGGTGCATCTGCTGGAGGGCCTGTTCTTCGGCTCGAAGACCACTCAGGCGGCGATCGGGCAGCGGGAGCGGCTGCTGGCGCTCGGCTCGCTGTCGGCGGGGCTCACCCATGAGCTGAACAACCCGGCGGCCGCGGCCGTGCGGGCCACCGCCACGCTGCGGGAGCGGGTGGCGAAGATGCGGCGCAAGCTGGCCGTGATCGCCGAAGGGCCGTTCTCCCGGGACGCGTTGGCGAGCCTGGTCGAGATCCAGGAGCGCACCGCCGAGCGGGTGGCGAAGGCCCCGGCGCTCGGTCCGCTGGAGGCCGCCGACCGGGAGGATCTGCTCGGGGACTGGCTGGAGGACCACGGCATCGCGGACGGCTGGCGGCTGGCACCGACCTTCGTCCAGGCGGGACTCGACGCCGACTGGCTGGAGCAGGTCGCGGCGGCCGTGGACGAGGAGATTTTGCCGGGTGCGATCGGCTGGCTCAACTACACGGTGGAGACCGAGCTGCTGATGACCGAGATCGAGGACTCCACCGCCCGCATCTCGCATCTGGTGGACGCGGCCAAGCAGTACGCGCAGCTGGACCGGGCGCCGTACCGCGCGGTGGACGTGCACGAACTCCTGGAGAGCACGCTGCTGATGCTGTCGGCCAAGTTCGGCTCCGGCATCCGGGTGGTCAAGGAGTACGACCGGACGCTCCCGCCGGTGCCCGCCTATCCGGCGGAGCTGAACCAGGTGTGGACCAACCTGATCGACAACGCCGTCTCCGCGATGCGGAGTTCGGGCGGCGAGGGCACCCTGACGGTGCGCACCGCGCGCGACCACGACCGGGTGCTGGTGGAGTTCCGGGACACCGGGCCGGGCATCCCGGCGGAGATCGAGGACCGGATCTTCGACCCGTTCTTCACCACCAAGCCGGTCGGCGAGGGCACCGGGCTCGGTCTGGACATCTCCTGGCGGATCGTCGTCGACAAGCACCACGGCACGCTGCGGGTCGACTCGGAGCCCGGTGACACCCGCTTCCAGGTGCTGCTGCCGCTGACCGCCGGACCACCCGAGCCGGCCGGACCGCCCGGACCGGCCGGCGAACGATCGGAGGAGGCCGTATGA
- a CDS encoding FAD-dependent oxidoreductase: MTQAAPRTPPPTAPAADATRTVILTVDDDPGVSRAVARDLRRRYGASYRIVRAESGPSALEALRELKLRGDLVAVILADYRMPRMNGIEFLEQALDVYPGARRVLLTAYADTNAAIDAINVVDLDHYLLKPWDPPEEKLYPVLDDLLTAWRASDHKPVPSTKVVGHRWSAPSSRVREFLARNQVPYRWYSVEEPEGQRLLAAAGLDGQRLPVVITPDGSALVEPEAPELAARVGLATTPTADFYDLVVIGGGPAGLGAAVYGASEGLRTVLVERSATGGQAGQSSRIENYLGFPDGVSGAQLTDRARRQAARFGAEILTAREVTALETCGAARVVRFADGTAIAAHSVILATGVQYRQLDAQGCADLTGCGVYYGSALTEAAGCQGQDVYIVGGANSAGQAAMYLARGAKSVTLLVRGADLAASMSYYLVQQIAEAPNIEVRCRTVVDAAHGAERLERLTLRDTATGETERVDAQWMFVFIGAAPLTDWLGEGVRRDERGFILAGPDLTADGRPPAGWELDRPPYHLETSVPGVFVAGDARAESAKRVASAVGEGAMAVMLVHRYLEQS, encoded by the coding sequence ATGACACAGGCCGCGCCCAGGACACCGCCCCCGACGGCACCGGCCGCCGACGCGACGCGGACCGTCATCCTGACCGTGGACGACGACCCAGGGGTCTCCCGCGCCGTCGCCCGTGATCTCAGGCGCCGCTACGGAGCGTCGTACCGGATCGTGCGCGCCGAGTCCGGGCCGTCCGCGCTGGAGGCGCTGCGCGAGCTGAAGCTGCGCGGCGATCTGGTGGCGGTGATCCTGGCCGACTACCGGATGCCCCGGATGAACGGCATCGAGTTCCTGGAGCAGGCGCTCGACGTGTACCCGGGGGCGCGGCGGGTGCTGCTGACCGCGTACGCGGACACGAACGCGGCGATCGACGCGATCAACGTGGTGGACCTCGACCACTATCTGCTCAAGCCCTGGGACCCGCCGGAGGAGAAGCTCTATCCGGTGCTGGACGATCTCCTGACGGCGTGGCGCGCCAGCGACCACAAGCCGGTGCCGAGCACCAAGGTGGTCGGGCACCGCTGGTCGGCGCCGTCGTCGCGGGTGCGGGAGTTCCTGGCCCGCAACCAGGTGCCGTACCGCTGGTACTCCGTGGAGGAGCCGGAGGGGCAGCGGCTGCTGGCGGCGGCCGGGCTGGACGGGCAGCGGCTGCCGGTGGTGATCACCCCGGACGGCTCGGCGCTGGTCGAGCCCGAGGCACCCGAACTGGCCGCGCGGGTGGGCCTCGCCACGACACCCACGGCCGACTTCTACGACCTGGTGGTGATCGGCGGCGGCCCGGCCGGGCTCGGCGCGGCCGTGTACGGGGCCTCGGAGGGGCTGCGCACGGTGCTGGTGGAGCGCTCGGCGACCGGCGGGCAAGCCGGGCAGAGTTCCCGCATCGAGAACTACCTGGGCTTCCCGGACGGTGTCTCCGGCGCCCAGCTCACCGACCGGGCGCGGCGGCAGGCGGCCCGGTTCGGTGCCGAGATCCTGACCGCGCGCGAGGTGACGGCCCTGGAGACATGTGGCGCCGCCCGGGTCGTACGGTTCGCGGACGGTACGGCGATCGCCGCGCACAGCGTCATCCTGGCGACCGGCGTGCAGTACCGGCAACTCGACGCCCAGGGCTGCGCGGACCTCACCGGCTGCGGGGTGTACTACGGCTCCGCGCTGACCGAGGCGGCCGGCTGCCAGGGCCAGGACGTGTACATCGTCGGCGGCGCCAACTCGGCGGGTCAGGCGGCGATGTACCTCGCCCGGGGCGCCAAGTCGGTGACGCTGCTGGTGCGCGGCGCGGATCTGGCGGCGTCGATGTCGTACTACCTGGTCCAGCAGATCGCCGAGGCGCCGAACATCGAGGTGCGCTGCCGCACGGTGGTGGACGCGGCCCACGGCGCGGAGCGGCTGGAGCGGCTGACCCTGCGTGACACGGCGACCGGGGAGACCGAACGGGTCGACGCCCAGTGGATGTTCGTGTTCATCGGCGCGGCCCCGCTGACCGACTGGCTCGGCGAGGGCGTGCGGCGCGACGAGCGCGGCTTCATCCTCGCCGGGCCGGATCTGACCGCCGACGGGCGGCCCCCGGCCGGCTGGGAGCTGGACCGGCCGCCCTACCACCTGGAGACCAGCGTGCCCGGCGTGTTCGTGGCGGGCGACGCGCGCGCCGAGTCCGCGAAGCGCGTCGCCTCCGCCGTCGGCGAGGGTGCGATGGCCGTCATGCTCGTCCACCGGTATCTGGAGCAGTCATGA
- a CDS encoding universal stress protein, whose product MTRAITAGLDGTQESLAALDWAAREAVRRGLPLRVLHAWHHAEKLAGAADRDTQRGWAEEGVAQAVRQVAERHPELTVSVDVAEGDAGEVLGRAARDAQMLVLGSRGHGPVVGFLLGSVGRRVIAEAARPVVLVRAGDRAALEAAGREVVVGQDGDAEDSAAALRFAFETAAARGATVRAIRAWTLPPVFAYSPGSLRLLDEAGGLEPYEKQALADALRPWRERFPDVPVAEQVEMGSAGQVLLSLVGRAQLMVVGRRARRTAVGARIGSVAHGVLHHADCPVAVVPHD is encoded by the coding sequence ATGACACGGGCGATCACGGCAGGGCTCGACGGCACGCAGGAGAGCCTGGCCGCGCTGGACTGGGCGGCCAGGGAGGCCGTACGCCGGGGGCTGCCCCTGCGGGTCCTGCACGCGTGGCACCACGCCGAGAAGCTCGCGGGAGCCGCCGACCGGGACACCCAGCGGGGGTGGGCCGAGGAGGGCGTCGCACAGGCGGTGCGCCAGGTCGCCGAGCGGCATCCGGAGCTCACGGTGAGCGTCGACGTGGCCGAGGGGGACGCCGGCGAGGTACTGGGCCGCGCGGCCCGGGACGCTCAGATGCTGGTCCTGGGCTCGCGCGGGCACGGCCCGGTCGTCGGCTTCCTGCTGGGCTCGGTGGGCCGGCGCGTCATCGCCGAGGCCGCCCGGCCCGTGGTGCTCGTGCGCGCCGGCGACCGCGCCGCCCTGGAGGCCGCCGGGCGCGAGGTGGTGGTCGGCCAGGACGGCGACGCCGAGGACAGCGCGGCCGCGCTGCGCTTCGCCTTCGAGACGGCGGCGGCCCGCGGCGCCACCGTGCGCGCCATACGGGCCTGGACCCTGCCGCCGGTCTTCGCCTACAGCCCCGGCTCGCTCAGGCTGCTGGACGAGGCCGGGGGCCTGGAGCCGTACGAGAAGCAGGCGCTGGCCGATGCGCTGCGGCCCTGGCGCGAGCGGTTCCCCGACGTGCCGGTGGCCGAGCAGGTGGAGATGGGCAGCGCGGGGCAGGTGCTGCTGTCGCTCGTCGGCCGCGCCCAGCTGATGGTCGTCGGCCGCCGGGCCCGCCGCACCGCCGTGGGCGCCCGCATCGGCTCGGTCGCGCACGGGGTGCTGCACCACGCGGACTGCCCGGTGGCGGTGGTCCCGCACGACTGA